One Tunturibacter gelidoferens genomic region harbors:
- a CDS encoding GNAT family N-acetyltransferase: protein MEIRLATQHDLPALMSLVRRVVPLMRATGNLQWDETYPNDAVFQRDIDLNQLWISEVNGSIAGVAAITMDQEPDYTQVGWDINEPAVVVHRLAVDPAFRGLGAAGALMQKAEEVAVERGITALRVDTNTQNEATQRLFPKLGYLLAGEITLEFRPGLRFLCYEKKLPVG from the coding sequence ATGGAGATCCGGCTGGCAACACAACATGATCTACCAGCGCTGATGAGTCTCGTCCGGCGCGTCGTTCCCCTGATGCGCGCGACAGGAAATCTGCAGTGGGACGAGACCTACCCAAACGACGCTGTCTTTCAGCGCGACATCGACCTGAACCAACTCTGGATCTCAGAGGTGAACGGTAGCATCGCCGGCGTCGCTGCAATCACGATGGACCAGGAGCCTGACTATACCCAGGTTGGGTGGGACATCAACGAACCCGCAGTCGTAGTGCACCGACTCGCGGTCGATCCGGCATTTCGTGGTCTGGGGGCGGCTGGCGCGCTCATGCAAAAAGCTGAAGAGGTCGCAGTCGAACGCGGCATCACCGCCCTCCGCGTCGACACCAACACCCAGAACGAAGCGACACAGCGGCTCTTTCCGAAGCTGGGCTACCTGCTCGCCGGAGAGATCACCCTCGAGTTCAGGCCAGGCCTCCGTTTTCTCTGCTACGAAAAGAAGCTACCCGTGGGCTAA
- a CDS encoding alpha-galactosidase, whose amino-acid sequence MGRNRFVVKMCLVMMAVVMMPALGRALDNGLAKTPPMGWNSWNKFGCKDLNEKVVRETADTMVSSGMKDAGYQFVILDDCWQTGRDASGNIVADAERFPSGIKALADYVHSKGLKFGIYTDVGTMTCAKRPGSIGHEYQDAKQYANWGIDYLKEDWCNTLPGQNSESSYTLMRNALADSGRPIVFSICEWGSTKPWLWAESIGNLWRATGDIQDCWDCKKDWGGNGVTQIIDQMNGLETYAGPGHWNDPDMLEVGNGGMTKEEYRAHFSMWAMFSAPLLAGNDISSMSPDTKEILLNKEVIGIDQDPLGRQAHRVKKTGDLEIWSKQLQDGGRAVVLLNRSPAAAKIAVAWTDIGYPDALSVSVRNLWSANDLGKQSGGYSADVPSHGVVMLTIKP is encoded by the coding sequence ATGGGTCGAAATCGTTTTGTTGTGAAAATGTGTTTGGTGATGATGGCAGTCGTCATGATGCCAGCCCTTGGGCGGGCTCTCGACAACGGCCTTGCGAAGACCCCGCCGATGGGATGGAACAGCTGGAACAAGTTCGGCTGCAAAGATCTCAACGAAAAAGTCGTACGCGAGACCGCGGACACTATGGTGAGCAGCGGCATGAAGGATGCCGGCTATCAGTTCGTCATCCTCGACGACTGCTGGCAGACTGGCCGCGACGCCTCGGGCAATATCGTCGCCGACGCAGAGCGCTTCCCCTCAGGCATCAAGGCGCTGGCCGACTACGTTCACTCGAAGGGCCTGAAGTTCGGCATCTACACCGACGTCGGCACAATGACCTGCGCCAAGCGTCCCGGTAGCATCGGCCACGAATACCAGGACGCAAAGCAATATGCGAACTGGGGCATCGACTACCTCAAAGAAGACTGGTGCAACACGCTCCCCGGACAGAACAGCGAGTCCTCCTACACCCTTATGCGCAACGCGCTCGCCGACTCCGGACGACCGATCGTCTTCAGCATCTGTGAGTGGGGGTCGACCAAGCCATGGCTGTGGGCGGAATCGATCGGAAACCTGTGGCGCGCCACGGGCGACATTCAGGACTGCTGGGACTGCAAGAAAGACTGGGGCGGCAACGGCGTGACCCAGATCATTGACCAGATGAATGGATTGGAGACCTACGCCGGTCCCGGACACTGGAACGACCCCGACATGCTCGAGGTGGGCAACGGCGGCATGACAAAGGAGGAGTATCGCGCCCACTTCAGCATGTGGGCTATGTTCTCGGCACCTCTGCTGGCGGGCAACGACATCTCAAGCATGTCGCCTGACACCAAAGAGATCCTGCTGAACAAAGAGGTCATCGGAATCGATCAGGATCCGCTCGGACGCCAGGCACACAGAGTAAAGAAGACCGGCGACCTTGAGATCTGGTCAAAGCAGCTGCAGGATGGCGGCCGCGCCGTCGTACTTCTCAACCGCAGCCCGGCCGCCGCGAAGATCGCCGTAGCATGGACCGACATCGGCTATCCCGATGCTCTCTCTGTCTCCGTAAGGAATCTGTGGAGTGCTAACGACCTCGGCAAACAAAGCGGTGGCTACTCCGCCGACGTACCCAGCCATGGCGTGGTGATGCTGACGATCAAACCATAG
- a CDS encoding NHL repeat-containing protein → MRLLLRNFQGFFSAAMAGVLACSLAGCGGGSTPTTPPPVTPPPVTPPPVTPPPVVTNPGVSFSGKAMAGSQPIVGGTVQLYAAGTGGNGSASTAMLTSTLTTDAAGAFTVPAGYACPLAASQIYVLVRGGQVGGAVANPAITLASALGACNQIAAASQFVVNEVTTAVTAWGLAQFFGTEGNLGASSTNTQGLANAVATVANLANLTTGTSPGAAFPMTGVSPAAKINAVADLLNNCTATASGCGALFSATTPNGGTAPDNTLDAVLNLVRNPGSNVAMLFGQLPSSGMPFTPVPTAVPADWTLHISFHGGGIGDGVPLDSKAPSGLGVDAAGNLWVATYSGIAAEFSTTGTPLFPTGITGGGLSHSDALAVDPQGNIWIPDGASAAVNGGFGSVTELSSSGQILSGATGYSAGGISYPTAIAIDGNGTVWIPDYGNSRVTLLSSTGQPLSGTNGYESLQFSFPLAVALDSNHYGWVANSGNDTVSKVSADGSQIASFPSGSGPDGIAVDQRGYVWVANQIGNSITELANDGTVVSSGYSDNKASILAPQGLAIDGSGHVWVANLHSHTITELAGSVAASPGAILSPTAGYASDAGFTEAYAIVVDASGNLWVTDFNNGTLTEIVGLATPVKTPVLGPPQIP, encoded by the coding sequence GTGAGATTACTTTTGCGCAACTTTCAGGGATTTTTCAGCGCGGCGATGGCGGGGGTTCTGGCTTGCTCGCTTGCGGGATGCGGTGGCGGTTCGACCCCGACCACTCCTCCGCCGGTCACTCCACCTCCTGTGACTCCACCTCCGGTCACTCCGCCCCCAGTAGTCACCAATCCTGGTGTGAGTTTTTCAGGAAAGGCGATGGCGGGTTCTCAGCCGATCGTAGGAGGGACCGTCCAACTGTATGCTGCCGGAACCGGAGGGAATGGCTCCGCTTCGACCGCGATGCTTACGAGCACACTCACCACCGATGCCGCGGGAGCGTTCACTGTGCCCGCGGGTTATGCCTGTCCCCTCGCCGCGTCACAGATTTATGTTCTCGTGCGCGGTGGGCAGGTGGGAGGCGCTGTCGCTAATCCAGCCATTACACTCGCCAGCGCACTGGGCGCCTGCAACCAGATAGCCGCCGCGTCTCAGTTCGTGGTCAACGAGGTGACGACTGCCGTTACTGCGTGGGGACTGGCACAATTCTTTGGCACGGAAGGTAATCTTGGAGCGAGTTCGACTAACACACAGGGACTCGCCAATGCGGTGGCTACGGTTGCGAATCTCGCGAACCTTACAACCGGAACCTCGCCGGGCGCGGCCTTTCCGATGACAGGTGTCTCTCCGGCAGCGAAGATCAACGCCGTTGCCGATCTGCTCAATAACTGTACGGCCACGGCGTCAGGGTGCGGCGCACTCTTCTCTGCGACTACACCCAATGGAGGAACGGCTCCAGACAATACGCTGGATGCGGTTCTGAATCTGGTGCGTAATCCGGGGAGCAATGTTGCCATGTTGTTTGGGCAGCTTCCCTCGAGCGGCATGCCTTTTACACCAGTGCCCACTGCGGTTCCGGCGGACTGGACGCTGCACATCAGTTTCCATGGCGGGGGTATCGGCGATGGTGTGCCGCTGGACAGTAAGGCGCCGTCCGGCCTCGGCGTAGACGCTGCCGGCAATCTTTGGGTTGCGACCTACTCGGGCATCGCGGCTGAGTTTTCGACGACGGGCACTCCTTTGTTTCCGACCGGCATTACCGGTGGCGGTCTGAGCCACTCGGATGCGCTTGCTGTGGACCCGCAAGGGAACATCTGGATACCGGATGGGGCAAGTGCTGCGGTCAATGGCGGTTTTGGCAGCGTGACTGAGCTTAGTTCAAGCGGCCAGATACTCTCAGGCGCCACCGGATATAGCGCTGGAGGGATCAGTTATCCGACGGCGATCGCAATTGATGGAAACGGCACCGTGTGGATCCCCGACTATGGAAACTCGCGAGTCACCCTGCTCTCGAGCACCGGTCAACCGCTCTCGGGTACAAACGGATATGAGTCGCTGCAGTTCAGCTTTCCGCTTGCGGTTGCACTCGATTCTAATCATTACGGGTGGGTGGCGAATTCTGGCAACGATACCGTGAGCAAGGTCTCTGCTGATGGGAGTCAGATTGCGAGCTTCCCGAGTGGCAGCGGGCCGGACGGCATTGCGGTCGATCAACGCGGTTATGTATGGGTTGCGAATCAAATTGGTAACAGCATTACTGAGCTTGCGAATGATGGAACCGTGGTTTCAAGCGGCTATAGCGATAACAAAGCAAGCATCCTCGCGCCGCAGGGTCTTGCGATTGATGGATCGGGTCATGTATGGGTTGCAAACCTGCATAGTCACACGATTACCGAGCTGGCAGGTTCGGTTGCGGCTTCGCCCGGAGCGATTTTGTCTCCGACTGCAGGCTATGCGTCGGACGCTGGATTCACAGAGGCGTATGCGATTGTGGTTGATGCCAGCGGCAATCTCTGGGTGACGGACTTCAATAACGGCACTCTTACTGAGATCGTTGGACTGGCGACGCCAGTGAAGACTCCTGTTCTGGGACCGCCTCAGATACCTTAG
- the xrtJ gene encoding exosortase J, whose protein sequence is MSTLPATAEVSPLRSAGAEGLGLSRAAGLAAIVAVLGLSTIFSTVSALWNLWTTDALKSIGMFIPLVSFVLVLRAWRSLGWEMKGSWWGLVVLVVTAAVVHIRDQAVLVFVFSPKWSVYVPPHSLVAFAYGAGVVLLFGGTRLFRASLFPLVLLWFVNPIPHIFNVFVDLPLQRASAHVARAFAIALGQPLSPDQLRLMFTPEFGMFIAPGCNGIRGAVTMGFIALIAGYVYRFRWYAHAAVVAGAVLLGYVFNFARLCILVLYYLVALRIPSLRSKAEMGDYVIGACLFLLGTFLLFYVVRRLSESPGQIKPPALTLLHSDGGVAGRSFYLRFFGMLALVLFSCYGVARAYVSTHMGSAAAQRRADENAPGQFPERIGSYTLARTWNENLFTGPLIYHWAEYAPADGGAHVSIGVSPVMGSHDTLICHSARGEDPIWRDQLSMPTANGAVGFSGSFFNDGATQSLEATTICNSGSCGEYSSDRTHFGFVYSKPTSQSLLSRETQRPIPILLKVETIDTTLPVDVARQQLTTALRSFLGSVDLDGLTKPYRQ, encoded by the coding sequence ATGTCGACGTTACCTGCTACCGCTGAAGTCAGCCCACTCCGATCGGCTGGAGCGGAGGGGCTGGGCTTATCACGGGCTGCAGGGCTCGCGGCGATTGTCGCGGTGCTCGGTCTATCCACCATTTTTTCGACCGTGAGTGCTCTTTGGAACCTCTGGACCACGGACGCCCTTAAGTCGATCGGGATGTTCATCCCGCTGGTCAGCTTTGTGCTGGTTCTGCGGGCGTGGCGCTCACTTGGATGGGAGATGAAGGGCAGCTGGTGGGGCCTGGTTGTTCTGGTCGTCACGGCCGCGGTCGTGCATATCCGGGACCAAGCGGTGTTGGTGTTTGTTTTTTCGCCTAAATGGTCGGTTTACGTGCCGCCGCACTCGCTTGTTGCCTTCGCGTATGGCGCTGGGGTGGTCCTGCTGTTTGGTGGCACACGTCTGTTCCGGGCATCACTGTTTCCGCTCGTTCTTCTGTGGTTTGTCAATCCGATTCCTCACATCTTCAACGTGTTTGTCGATCTGCCGTTACAGCGCGCCTCGGCTCACGTCGCTCGCGCGTTCGCGATTGCGTTGGGCCAGCCGCTGAGCCCGGATCAACTGCGGCTGATGTTCACTCCGGAGTTTGGCATGTTCATCGCTCCAGGGTGCAATGGCATTCGTGGCGCCGTTACGATGGGGTTCATTGCGCTTATTGCCGGCTATGTCTATCGTTTCCGATGGTATGCGCATGCTGCGGTGGTGGCCGGTGCTGTTCTGCTGGGTTACGTCTTCAACTTCGCGCGCCTCTGCATTCTGGTTCTTTATTATCTGGTCGCGTTGCGCATTCCCTCCCTGCGAAGCAAAGCCGAGATGGGGGATTACGTCATCGGCGCGTGCCTCTTTCTTCTGGGGACCTTCCTGCTGTTCTACGTGGTGCGCCGTTTGAGCGAATCGCCGGGCCAGATCAAGCCCCCTGCGCTGACTTTGCTCCACTCGGACGGCGGAGTTGCAGGACGCTCCTTCTATCTTCGTTTTTTTGGAATGCTTGCGCTGGTATTGTTCAGTTGTTATGGAGTCGCGCGCGCTTATGTAAGCACACACATGGGTAGCGCGGCTGCTCAGAGAAGAGCCGATGAGAACGCGCCCGGACAGTTTCCCGAGCGTATCGGGAGCTATACTCTGGCGCGCACCTGGAATGAGAATTTATTCACGGGTCCCCTGATCTATCACTGGGCCGAGTATGCTCCGGCGGATGGCGGGGCTCACGTGTCGATCGGGGTTTCGCCGGTGATGGGGTCTCACGATACGCTCATCTGCCACTCTGCGCGGGGGGAGGATCCGATCTGGCGGGACCAGCTCTCGATGCCCACTGCGAACGGTGCGGTTGGTTTTTCGGGCTCCTTTTTCAACGATGGTGCGACCCAATCGCTTGAGGCGACTACCATCTGCAATAGCGGGTCGTGCGGAGAATATTCGAGCGACCGCACTCACTTCGGCTTTGTCTACAGCAAGCCGACCTCTCAGTCTCTGCTATCTCGGGAGACCCAGCGTCCCATCCCCATCCTGCTGAAGGTTGAGACGATAGACACGACGCTGCCGGTGGATGTGGCGCGTCAGCAGTTGACGACGGCTCTTCGCTCCTTTCTCGGCTCGGTGGATCTGGACGGACTCACGAAGCCTTACCGACAGTAA
- a CDS encoding PExPT-CTERM protein, with translation MKKTCFLLAGIALLSSVALPLHAQDGCVNSPENPTAILAVVGSAGAFFVSVRARIKARRNSSK, from the coding sequence ATGAAGAAAACCTGTTTCTTACTAGCCGGCATCGCCCTCCTCTCTTCCGTCGCCCTTCCGCTGCACGCTCAAGACGGTTGCGTGAACTCTCCGGAAAATCCGACAGCGATTCTTGCTGTCGTAGGCTCCGCAGGTGCATTTTTCGTTTCGGTACGTGCTCGCATCAAGGCTCGTCGTAACTCTTCCAAGTAA